One Castanea sativa cultivar Marrone di Chiusa Pesio chromosome 4, ASM4071231v1 DNA window includes the following coding sequences:
- the LOC142633078 gene encoding protein SMALL AUXIN UP-REGULATED RNA 9-like, with the protein MESVEVKCRNTLIFKAWKRCLSLVAGNKKCCSSTSKKNRQVAPEGCFAVYVGPQKQRFVIKTKLVNHPLFAMLLEDAELEYGYNSEGPLVLPCDVDLFYKVLAEMESSEDFSPGCGLAKGYSLILPSPARRSNIVSINKGHDAYSLLSPSNSMIKMNQL; encoded by the coding sequence ATGGAAAGTGTAGAAGTAAAGTGCAGGAACACCTTGATTTTCAAGGCATGGAAACGATGTCTATCACTAGTAGCTGGCAACAAAAAATGTTGTTCATCAACGAGCAAAAAGAATCGACAAGTAGCTCCGGAAGGTTGTTTTGCAGTCTATGTTGGACCTCAAAAACAACGATTTGTGATCAAGACCAAGCTTGTTAATCATCCTTTGTTCGCGATGCTGCTAGAGGATGCTGAATTGGAATATGGGTACAATAGTGAAGGCCCTCTTGTGCTCCCTTGTGATGTTGATTTGTTCTACAAAGTGTTGGCAGAGATGGAAAGCAGCGAGGATTTTAGTCCTGGTTGCGGCTTAGCTAAAGGTTATTCCTTAATTTTGCCAAGTCCAGCTCGTAGGTCCAACATTGTTAGCATTAACAAGGGTCATGATGCCTATAGTCTTCTTAGTCCATCAAATTCGATGATTAAGATGAATCAACTATGA